AAAGTCCCGTAGGGACTTAAAAGATGCAATAATTTATCCTGTTTTTTAGTATAAAATTCTTTTATTAAAACATTTACGGAGATTTGATTGTTAAACTTAGTTGATGTAAAACAAGTAAACCTGTTTATCTAAAATAATATTTAATAGTCTGGTATTTATTGATATTATAAATTTTAATGAACAACAATAAAAAGATTATTTGGCAATATCCATGGGGATATGGCGAGAGTTTTATAATTGTAATTACCTTAATGATTTTAGGTTTTGCAACAAGATATATTAGAAAAAGTACAGTATCTACCATTCAATTGCCGGCTAACTTATATTTTGGTGTAGCAATAGTTATTATATTATTGTTGGTTTATTTTCTTTTTAAAAAGAAACCGTTTGTAAAGTGGCTTTCCAGTTTGCCGGCTGCAATAAGTGCAATTTGTTTTTATAGTTTTTTGGTGTTGTTAATGGGTTTTATTCCTCAGGGTTCTCCAAAAGCAAGTGGTTTTATTCATGATATTGGCTTGTCCGATTTAGTTTCAAGTCAAACATTTTTATTTGCACAAATCTATTTTTTGGTAATCATAGGAATGGTAACTTTAAGACGAAGCTTTCCTTTAAAAGGTAAAAATATTGCTTTTTTCCTAAATCATTTTGGACTATGGCTGACCTTGTTTGCTGCGAGTATTGGTGCAGGAGATTTGCAAAGGGTAACTTTAACAGCAAACAAGACAGATGCTGTATATTATGGAATAAATCAAAAAGGAAAAACCATTCATGATTTGGGTATTGCAATACAGCTTAATGAATTTTTAATAGACGAGTATTCTCCAAAAGCCTTTATTATTGATGATAAATCGGGAGATATTTTAAATAAAAAATTGTTTTATCTCGAAAAAGGTAATAAAGGTAAAATTCTGGACTGGGAAATCGAGGTAACAGAATTTTACAAATATGGTGTAAA
This genomic stretch from Bacteroidales bacterium harbors:
- a CDS encoding cytochrome c biogenesis protein ResB — encoded protein: MNNNKKIIWQYPWGYGESFIIVITLMILGFATRYIRKSTVSTIQLPANLYFGVAIVIILLLVYFLFKKKPFVKWLSSLPAAISAICFYSFLVLLMGFIPQGSPKASGFIHDIGLSDLVSSQTFLFAQIYFLVIIGMVTLRRSFPLKGKNIAFFLNHFGLWLTLFAASIGAGDLQRVTLTANKTDAVYYGINQKGKTIHDLGIAIQLNEFLIDEYSPKAFIIDDKSGDILNKKLFYLEKGNKGKILDWEIEVTEFYKYGVKMGTEYHPVYDIGAAPAAYVIIRNKKTVIEGWISCGSFRFQGNFLKLSDGMLLVMAEPEPKKYSSEVKIYTDSGNVFETTIKVNKPVTVNGWKIYQLDYDHDKGKWSDISVLELVKDPWLPVVYFGIFMLISGALYMFWIGNKKKIS